DNA from Synechococcus elongatus PCC 6301:
CCTTGCTGGCCGCCGACTACGGCGGCTGTGGATTAAGCGCAATCTGATCAGCATGATTTGTGGACTAGCGCTTGGTAGCGCTTGGGGAGTTGGTAGCCTACTGGTTCGCGGATCTTTTGTGCCGTTTGGACTGATGTTGCTGTACTTGGGCGTTTGTCAGTACGGCCTCGGTGCCATTCTCTGCCTCGTGCTCGGGGTGATTTTGGAGAGCGCTCTCCTGTTTGGGGGAGTCGTAGGCTGGGCACAACAAAGACTGCTGCGAGGCTGGATTACCAGCCCTAAAATCTGGGTCGGTAGCGCCATCCTCGGTTGGGGCGTTTTCACCGTCGCGATCTTCAATTTTCTCGTCTCATTCTCCTATTCACCCGGTGGCGCGATCGCCAGTGGCTTGATTGCGATCGCAGCGGCTAGCGGTATGGGCTATGTGCAATCTCGGCACTTGGAGAGTGCGATCGCTGCGTCCGGTCGCTGGTTTCGTCTGCACGTTGTCATGAGTGTGGTTGCGATCGTTGCCATCAGCACAACTGAATTGCTCGGCCGTCCGCTGGGACTCAGCTTTTTAGGATCAAGCCTCCTGCTGGTCCTCGCAGTCCCCATCTATACGCTGCTGACGGCTTCCCTACTGGCTGAATTGACAGCTCAGACCGAAACCGCTGTGCTGGATCTAGCGGAATAGGGGCAGACCCGTTCACCTGAGACTGGTTCAGACATAGCCATGCTCTGTCAAGAACTCTAGGCTGATATCGGACTGGGGGGTGGGATGACCCGAATGACGCAGCAGCCGTTCCACATACTTACCGAGTATGTCGCCCTCAAGGTTGACGCGAACGCCGGCTTGCAGGCGTCTCAGAGTCGTCTCCTGATAGGTGTGGGGAATCACCGCCACGGTAAACCAATGCCCTTCGCGATCGCAGTCCGCGATCGTCAAACTGATGCCATTGACAGCGATACTGCCTTTCTCGACGAGATAGCGCTGCAGTGAACCGGCTGGTACTCCAAATTTCAGCAGCCAAGATTGTTCAGTAGCTTCAGCACTGATCAGCCAGCCGACGCCATCGACGTGACCCGTGACAAAGTGCCCGCCGACTTTACCGCCTGCCCGCAAGGAGCTTTCGAGGTTGACCAAACTGCCGGGGGGCAAATCCCCCAAGGTCGACCGCTGGAGCGTTTCCGGTGAAACATCCGCCAAGAACCCATTACCGAGGCATTGAGTTGCCGTCAGACAAATGCCATCGACAGCAATACTGTCGCCGATCGCTAGATCCTGCAAAATCGACTGTGTGTCGCCAGCAACGCAGTGGATTCGAACTGATCCCTCCAGAACCGTCAGTTCCCCGAGCGCTTGCACTAACCCTGTAAACATGACAATTTCCGCATGCCGCTTCTGAGTCTGATCTTCGCTTGGACCAGAACCCTTTAAGCAAGCGATCGCACCCATTGCATCTGCTGCGGCAGACAAACTCGTTGCAAATCGTAGTGATTCTGGGCAAAGAGTCGCGCTTTTTTGCCGAGCTTGGCCCGCGCTGATGGGCTAGCTAGTAACTCACTCACTGTTGCTGCTAATCCCGCTGGATCAAAGAAATTAACCAGTCGGCCCGTCTCACCGTCACTGATCACCTCGCGAACGGGTGCTGTGTCACTGGCCACGATCGCACAGCCACAGCTCATCGCCTCGATCAAGCTCCACGACAGCACGAATGGATAAGTCAAATAGACATGAACGCTGGAGACCTGGAGGAGTGACAGGAAAGCGTTGTAAGGAATTTTGCCAACGAAATGGACACGGCTGAGGTCAAGGCGATCCGCGACTTCTTTGAGGAAAATCTGTTTCCAAGTTCCTGCGGGTGGCCGTGCGCCATAGCTGACATCATCACCCCCAACCAAGATGACGCGTGCCTTCGGACGTTGCTGCAAAATCTCAGGAAGTGATCGCATAAAAATGTGATAGCCGCGATAGGGCTCAAGGTTGCGATTGACGAAGGTAATCACTTCATCATTCCGCCCTAACTTCAGTTGATTATTGAGGGTAATGGTAGCGCTAGGATTAGGCGCGATCGCTTCAGTATCAATCCCATCGTGCACCACTGTAATTTTGGAGCGCAGCGGTTCTGGGAACTGGTCGGCCTGCCAGTGCGTTGGCGCAATGCCTGCCGTAACGCGATCGCCCTGCATGGTGTAAATCAAGTTTTTGAGCTGCAGGCGGCAGGCTGTATCTTCTTCACCCTGCGGTCGTTGGAATTCTGGATCGAAATCGACATCACTCCCGGCACTGCGGTAGTAAAACTCGCAGTAGATTGCGAGCTTTGCAGCCGGCCACACATCTTGTAGAAACAGCGTTTCACCCCAGCCTGGATGCGCCAAAATCAGATCCGGTTGATAGCCCTGATTGCGCAGCTGGAGAGCAGCACGAAAACAAGCCTCTCCCCGAA
Protein-coding regions in this window:
- a CDS encoding glycosyltransferase family 4 protein codes for the protein MRILLIHQNFPGQFKHLAPALVANGHEVRTLTLRQDLPDQWQGVTVHRYRAQRNSSPTVHPWVGDFETKVIRGEACFRAALQLRNQGYQPDLILAHPGWGETLFLQDVWPAAKLAIYCEFYYRSAGSDVDFDPEFQRPQGEEDTACRLQLKNLIYTMQGDRVTAGIAPTHWQADQFPEPLRSKITVVHDGIDTEAIAPNPSATITLNNQLKLGRNDEVITFVNRNLEPYRGYHIFMRSLPEILQQRPKARVILVGGDDVSYGARPPAGTWKQIFLKEVADRLDLSRVHFVGKIPYNAFLSLLQVSSVHVYLTYPFVLSWSLIEAMSCGCAIVASDTAPVREVISDGETGRLVNFFDPAGLAATVSELLASPSARAKLGKKARLFAQNHYDLQRVCLPQQMQWVRSLA
- the ribE gene encoding riboflavin synthase, with translation MFTGLVQALGELTVLEGSVRIHCVAGDTQSILQDLAIGDSIAVDGICLTATQCLGNGFLADVSPETLQRSTLGDLPPGSLVNLESSLRAGGKVGGHFVTGHVDGVGWLISAEATEQSWLLKFGVPAGSLQRYLVEKGSIAVNGISLTIADCDREGHWFTVAVIPHTYQETTLRRLQAGVRVNLEGDILGKYVERLLRHSGHPTPQSDISLEFLTEHGYV